ttacacaatacatataacaaaacccccaatttcatgagaaatggggtttataacccaaacaagatcaaaccctaaacaTGAATAAGAATCTCAACAattaaattcagagttagagcttaccaacactatcaaaacgtagccgttaacgaggtgaacaaccttaactcttgGACCTTAACCTgaatcaacctccttcttctccaatagagctttccctctctaaaactcttcatctctctctagggttaaagatgagagagttgtggatgtgaaaatgatccaaaagtggatctagaaCTGATATTGAGGCTACAAATCCGTCCACATgtaaaaagaccaaagtaccccttttacTTTAAGTAAATtgcagctgctggcccgtcaggccttttggacggcgtccaaaaaggctggacggcgtcccaatgaactgagacTGAAATTTGTTttagtcgtaactttcaaaccgtaactccattatcgatgaatcaaatatcgttggaagtgTAATGAGATTtaatatccaatggtaaggttttagaacatcaaatcaaactttatttgggatccaaatatacgcttacatgcctcgtaattcgaatgacgtccaaaataacgtgtaacagaaaaacggggtgttacaattgaCAACAGGGACTGTTGTGGGTGAATATTGTTTAGCCTTATTAGAAAGGAACTCATTAATGTTTGGagctattttatattttatatctttcttGGCATATCCGATGAAGATAGCCCCGTCATTAATGAGTTTGCAGTTCAATTCTTGCATACAATGAAGCTTGATCCACTGTTTCGAAATTGACAAAACCAAACGACCTATCTTGTTGCCGATACATGCCTCCGATTGAACCATAGCCGCTCATTACATTATTGATGGTGGTTGGATTTGTGAATCTTGATAAACCACCAAAAAATAATGTAGATTTTTTCGGAAAAGAAGTGTTGGGCTTGGGTTGTTGttctgaatatttttttttttttgcgttttgTTTTTAGTATATGTTGTCCAATTGGGATTGAATTTGGGAAGGTGGGTTGAAATTTTAGATTTGGAAGTGAATTTGAATGTGTGGGgagttgagagagtttgggagacaTAGTATTGAAAGTAGAATTATACAGACCTGAGTTAtgcaatattgtaaaatagtttttTGTGACATCTGTAAATGAGTTGGTAACTAATTAAAGTCATAACTTACAACATTATAATAAAGTATATCTAATTATTAGATATAGTATCTATTGGAGGTGAAGAATAACTAAACAAATTAGATGTTGTTGCTGGTGTTGCAATCTCGCTAGCTGCAAAAGATACTCAAGGTCAGGAGAATCTTCAAGAAAGGAAGTATTTGAGCTATGGTCACGAGAAGCAAGTCGGAAATTCGTGATGTTTTTAGCTCAGTTTCACGGTCGTGAGGTTGCGGTCGCGAGGCTCGTCTGGACGGGCCAGAAATGAAAATTTAAAAGGACTCCTTGTTATCTTTAGATTTGGATTTGTTTATGCACAATAAATAAACCTTTTGTAACCCATACATTGTATGCACGAAATTAATCAATAAAATACTCTTCAGTTCGGTCTGTGATTTAAAGTAATCACAttaattacatataaccacgttatgtcTTGTGTTCTTTAATTTTTCACGTGTTACTTTCGCTTGTTGTTGTGGGTGGGTGATTGTGCTTAATCACCTACGTTATTTTTGTCCTAATTAATCCTTACAACTAGTATCAGAGCTTAGGCTTCGAATTTGGGAACGATGGAGGAAGACGGAAATTTTAGATTGAGCGGTTTGATAGAAAAGACTTTGCTTTTTGGAACATGCAAATCGAAGACTACTTGTATTAGAAAGAGCATCAACACACCTTGCCGAAATCTAAACCCGAAGGCATGAGTGATGCTGATTGGACATTATTGGATCGCCAAGCTTTGAGTGTGGTTCGTCttgcacttgctaagaacgttaTTGGCAACATTATGAATGAGATGACAACGTTCAATTATTTGAAGGCTCTTTAAAACATGTATGTAAAACCTAACGCCCCTAATAAGGTTTTTCTTATACGTtaattgttcaatacgaagatgatGGAAGGTGTGAGTGCAACAGATCATATCAATGAGATCAACAATCTTATCTGGAGGCTAGCATCGGTTGAGAttatgtttgatgatgaactaaaggcGCTAATCTTGTTTTCATCTTTACCAGAAAGTTTGTCGGGTACGGTTATTGCGGTTAGTAGCTCTGCGGGGAAATACTAAGCTAGTGTTTGAAGGATTTAGAGATTTGATTCTCGGTGAAGACACTCGCAGGAGAAACTCAGAGGAATCATCAGCAAGTTATTTGTTGATTAATGAAAACCATGGTGAAACACCGGACATTTCTTTTAAACCACATCAGAAGACTTAATTATTAAAATCACAACAATAATTACATCACTACATAAATCCACTTAATTAAGTTTGAGTTTACACAACAGTGGTACATTATTACAAAATACAGTTTATAAAAGTCCACAGTAGAGTCTGATAGTCAAAAATGTCTTCTTACACCAGCACCCAGCtcaactagcagtacctaaacctgcaaaggtggaaatgtgggggattagcataacgctaagtgaatggaatctatctaacagaataAGCTTAAGCACTAAACATGCAATCAAAGTCACTAATATACTATCTACTAACTAGTATACAAgtaaagacaatacgaggatcggcggcttgtacgagcacacgacacctagctgatcgggctagtgtCTACCGATAGCCCTTTCCGGCAGAACCAATATACAAACAACATAAATGAACCCAACCTCCCCAGGCCTGGTTGACCTCATAAAGACTCTAACCTACTAAGGCCTGCTTACGAGTTCCCAGCCTCCTCCGGCCCGGCTGGTACCAAACATagtgcgcacataatatcacacaTTCACAGTAAGCATGCAATCATCTAACTAGCATGGAAACCATGATCTAAACATGGTAATATCACTAAATTAAAGCATGGTAAAAGAGTTAATCACAGTAGCatgacatgctacttaaactctgCGCGGGATAGAcctactcaccaattaccagcaacagcTCAGTTATCTAACTCTGAACTTCTTCCATGTTCTTATCACCTTAGAACAATATAAACCAAGTTAATATAGTGTTCTAATCAATATTAGACACATGGGTAGCATAACAGCTGAAAACGAGCACTTTTCATAAAATTCCCCAAACTGCCCATCTCGGTAGTCTGTCATAGACAGTCGATCGACTGTCAAGATAAATGGCCGACTGACTAGAGACACACTACCGACTGTCTTTTGAGAGACAAATGGCCGACTGACTAGACAAATGGCCGACTGACCCAAAATAGTCGGTCGACTGTGTTCTTGAACTgcagcagcagtagcagcagcagcagcagtaaaCTACAGGTTTCCAGCTAAAATCACCAAATCTTGATTCTGGACTCGTTTTTGACCTCAAATCCGAACACATCTAGTACACAACACTTTTTGAGACATAAACCCAAAAGATTTACCTCAAAACAACACCAAATTTAGACAATTTGACCCAAAATCACTTTTATTCAAAACTTCACAAAAAACCTTTATAATCACATATTTAAGCTACAATTTTTGACTAGAAATTACCTTCTTTAAGGCATTGAAATCACAAGGAAACTATTAAACTATCCCAACAAATCCATGAACAAGAATTTGtgatttagggtttgagattgAAGAACGAGTTAGGTGTGGAGAGATATAAAGATAATTCTAGAAAATGATACAAATGAGGAAGATATTATCACTTATTTagggttaaaacccataccccaattcacacgggtatttaccagttatctgatatctttcgtacttcattAGGCGGCCCTAACAgaatccaaattaaataaacaaacttgtttTGTGACCCTTttaacaaactggtcttaaccaattaataaaataacactaattataatttaaaaataaaagcaCTTATAACCATAAATATAAACCTAAGGGGAAAGTAGTCATCTTACGTCTAGCCCGGGTTTTTGCCTGTACAAATCCACCTCCTTGAAGAGATTACATCCTCAGAATCTGGTCTAGGtcaaacagatgagggtaacgAGTCTTCATCAACTCTTATGTCTCCCACGTAAGGTTATATCCCAAATTGTGTTTCCATTCTATCAACACCATTGGAATACGTTTCTTTCTTAACCTAGTGACTTTTTGGTCAACAATACGAATTGGCTCCtctaccaatttcttattcaaatcaacCTTTAGATCTTTTAGAGGTACCAGCTGTGTCACATCATCGACCTTACACTTACGTAGATAGCACATATTGAATGTGTTATGAATCCCTGCTAACTCAGGCAGAAGATCCAAAACCACTGTCTGATCATTCAAAATCTCATTAATCGAAAACAGACCAATAAACCTCTGCGCTAATTTACCACATTTACCGATTctaataacccctttccacggtgaaactttcagataTACACGATCACCTgcactaaaggttaccggacgtctacgcggatcagcatacattttctatcTGTCTCTAGCGGCTTCCAACTTTTTTCGCGCAATATCAATTTTTTCGGATGTCATTTGAACAATATCGAGGCCTGCAAACTATTtctcccggcttctaaccaacaagtcagagttctACAATGACGACCGTacaggcggcatccctatactcgaatgatatgagtcGTTATACGCAAATTCTATCAACGGCATATGCGAATCCCATGACCCACCGTATTCTAGCACACAAGCACTTAAAATATCCTCTAAGGTTTGCATCGTCCTCTCACTCTGACCtttgtttgaggatgataagttgtactcaaattaacacgtgtacccagattccgtTGTAGACTACTCCTgaaatttgacacaaatctagaatctctgttTGACACAATCGATAACGGCATACCATCTCGACTAATAATCTCTTTCACATATAACTCGGCCAATTCACTTAACGACGTTGTCTCACAGGTAGCCAGAAAGTGAGCACTCTTGGTCAACATGTCGACTATCACCCATATCATGTCATGTCTTATCTGAGTTctaggtaacttggttacaaaattcaTCGTGATATGTTCCCACTTCTATTAAGGAATTTCTAACTTGCGTAATGAACCATACAGTTTCTGACGTTCTACTTTCAcgtgagcacaaatatgacatttttcaacaAAACGAGTGATGTCTGTTTCCATAGTCAGCTACCAATACACTGATTTCAAGTGATGATACATTTTATTACTTCCTAGATGTACAGTtagtctggatttgtgagcttcattCATGATTAAATCCATTAATTCTCTAAGCTTAGGCACCCGAATACGGTTATTTAAAGTCTTTAGTCCATGAGAGTCATCAACTAGGTCAACTTTTCTTTTAGTCATACGTTCAGATTTAACATATTTCACAAAGCACATGCTTGAACAGTTCTTAATTGGTAAATTAAATTTGAAGTAGCCTCTAAACTAAGAAAATTCACATTTTCACCAGAccttttacgacttaacgcatctgcagCAACGttcgctttacccggatggtatttaatttacaACTGATATCActcaaaaagtcatgtttttactagTGATATAACCCATATTTTAACCCTAATGTTAACAAAATATGCTTTAAACATGCAAAGATCCATAACATTTGTTATTTAGGGTGTAAAATGCTGAAAAGTCTAAAACTTGTCCAAATTAGGTTTTTTAACCGGTTTTTCAGTGTATTTTATCTGCAAGAGGTAGATCCTACCTACTTAACCTATTTTAGGGATAAAAGTACAAATTAAATCAAATAATAAAACCTATGAGTATTGATTCACAATGCTTAACTGAAGAAATAAAGGAAAAGCAGCAATTAGGGTTTCCGAAAACCCTAATTCAGGATTCAGCCGGGAAGCTCAGTTCCGAAGCTCAAAAATTCTATCCGGACGTGGAAGCGCTAAATTAAGAAGTCTTGATGAAGATATATCAAGAATCTAGAGGCTTCCAAGATACCTGCGTGAAGATTAAGAAGATCCAAGACTTACACCCAAAACATACATTGAAAACACACACTTAACCCTAATCACTTTGAAACTCAAAGACAACCAAATGAGTGATTTAAGGACTTTTGTAACATAATTTGGAAGTCTAAGGGACTAAAAAATAAAGCATCTATACAAATACAAGTGTCGATTAACACTTGAAACAGACTGCAGCTATCAGCAAACATCCGTAACACCCACCAAATGACAATTGCAGACCCCGACCACCAAACTGGCGACCTAGTTCCCTAAAATGGTGACCCAGACGCATGGTTTCCACCTTTTCTAATTATGTTATGCAACTGGCGATCTGCATATATGAAACTGAAGACCCGGTTACTTGAACTGGCGACTCGATTACTTAAACTTGCGACTCGTTTACTCAAACTGGCAACCTAGTTACTCAAACTGGTGAACCAAGACTTAAAACTGGAAAATCAAGACTTAAAACTGGTAACCCATGACTTAAAACTGGTGACCCAGGCTTTGTATCTGGCGACTCGCATTGCCTATGAATTGATTAGACGGTCAGTTGAttacaccaacacacacacacccCTACATACACATCCACACACTCTTCTGCAGAGAGAATTCTCTTTTTATACCCTTCCGTTTCCATTTTGTACTCCCAAAACTCTCTCAATATGTAGTTTATAATAGTAAGTAAGTAGCTAGGCTTTGGAGGAAGAAGCATGTAATAGTTTAGAAGAGTTGTCGGAACCTCTGCCTGTATTTCAAGACTATCACTGCTGAGTAATAATGTTATGTTTATTTCTTTCCTTATCTCTTTAATTACATGTTTTGTATGCTAATTATGATAGAAATGATTTTAAACAAGTTTATTACTTAGTTTCTTTATGTATCTATTGTGATCAAACTCGTTGAAACGGTACgctattacattatatatatatatatatatatatatatatatatatatatatatatatatatatatatatatatatatatatatatatatatatatatatatatatatattctttcttatagatatatatttatatatatactcaaATATATACTAATGTTCCTATatatctttctatatatatatatatatatatatatatatatatatatatatatatatatgctttcttatagatatatatttatatatatactcaaATATATACTAATGTTCCTATATATCtttctagatatatatatatatatatatatagaaagatatATAGGAACATTAGTATATAtttgagcatatatatatatatatatatatatatatatatatatatatatatatatatatatatatatatatatatatataatcatatatattatacgttttgaatacttttatataaaagcgATTTTCAACCAAACTATCATTCAACGTACTTCTACCAATAAATGTAGTTTAACCTTCATTAAATTACTAGAAAACCTTTTATATGTCAAGAGTATCAATTTATGAAAACATGAATTATATACCAAGGACATGGTGTATTGGCTAGTTTTAAGTAAGAACTTGCTTTTATTCTACAAATAGAATGTAACACGCTATAGTGCAAACTAAGATTATAAATCTAAAAAGGCAAAAGAATCAATGGTTATTCTTTTTGTTGCCGCCTTTTTATTTACCAAATCCACATTTATATAAAACGTCAGTCAAAAAAATCTTGTTCCTAATCAACTGGTTTATTGAGGATTTGTGGTGTTAAGAAAGTTTGGACAAAATAGGGCTATACCATCTTATTCGACTAGCCTAATTGAAGGCCTAGTGTTCTTTGTAGCGAGTTCAAGATGACGGTGATTGGTATAGTAGTCCATTCAGAATCACCCTGGCCTAATATCCCGTGACATACTAATTGAGTTGATAGATTAGTTTGTAGGGAACTTACGGTCTACACCACATACAATTTAACAAGACGACATACCTATTTAACTAGTGAAATCACAACAAATACACTCCATTACCTTAACTGCTTACAAACTGTTATATACTACATATTTATTTACCTGCTTATTGACTAGGTTAAAATTACTAATTTAACTTAATCCAAACAAAACCAATAACTACAAATATCTGATAAACCATTAACTACTATATAATTTGTCGCGACGAAACTGTTTCATTTCAATCAGTTTTCAAGAACGACCCTAGGTCAACCTACCACTTGCTAACTCTTAGGATTAAGCATTATTTAAAATTTCGGCCACTACAAAATATAAATAGTAAAACACAATACGAATCGCGTGTTCTGGTGGAACTCAACTCCGCTGAACCACCAACGACCGGCGTCAAGAGTAAGCGATATAAAAAAGATGACCGTCGGGTGCGCATcaacaatcatagtctttaatcaattcttgccatcgtctctgcgAGAAGATATACTGTAAACTCTTGCAatatgtacaaataacacaatgggttcttgatatcggttaaaaagtcacgttttcaccatgGTATTGAgttccaaaaacaataaagttccaaactttatcgcaaaaatacTCGCTTTTTCAGAagaaattgaagaacaagtgattacaaagtcggtgcaaaaataatcaagagaatcggggctaaaacgaagattctagagtgaaaacggtgaaagacaagaaatcaagttacgatcaaggaaatcaagttacaatccagtGAAAACAGCAAACCAGGGCAGCCCATACACCTTGCCATATGGATTTCCCTATGACCTGCCAGTGTGAAAAACATCCTGTTATACGTCCAGGGCAAACGGCCATGCAAAACGGCCTGCCACTCCAAACAGCCTGCAAAAACGGTCTGCCATACAGCTTGCCATACGGATTGCCAGCCGTATGCAGgccaatttcaagtctatttaaagggatttttgtcatccatttttccacacacttcaattcgcttctctctctctttctacaatactaGTCAtattttcaaggtcttcgactccgtgcgggaaatctagtacccggagaagaacgccgaagattgtattaggggcagtctggagtttgaagttgtcacttttatattcgaaactcatttaatctactggtacttctatcctttatctttatataatgtctttcattattattctttgtgatattgttgccatgattagcgagtagttatctttagtgtatgctatgatgtagttagttataatatcgaaataatattatggtttatgtatgttgtcaagatgctttccgattatgctttaaactcaatcgcttttccaactaatagaacgtagttatcggctctgttattgggaagtcgcgaacccctatTTAGAGTACACTATCCGTGTCATCCATTGGTAAGAGAAgtatatcggatacaacgtaagtttgactgaggcacactggttgtatTAAGTCCATCGAGCCTTGGATTACGACTGAGGATTCTTTCATAGCGAAACATCTAACTTgacccatagtacattgtcggtcctagaccatgctagtgtagtcaccaagcatataaacttcgtatgtgcacggtgaagcacaacagttgttgtaagctgtacctcttctaagtaaggtcatggaacccggtcagtgctgattagtacgctgcaccataacgcggtctcaagcattgcaccccgtttgagggattcttagttaattaaggaactgtttgtttaaacacataaaggattggaccgttaggataaccgaacgtgttcatggaagtcaaacctgacttggccatggtgttctttatggttgaactctttttaagagcttaactatctttttaaacccaatcattaacgaaaacatcaaaacacatcacgtctctcagatatggtaaattatgtattctattatgcttaagaaattttagacctttgtggaatgttaatacgtcacccaaccgagtctctCAATTGGATGAGCAgtctgaacgtgtatgcttgtagtcagactgcacgggcgtcgggggtaagggactttgctgtctattcagaatcttcaagcctaacgcattaccaagTGACATGCCTTAtgataggggcgtttaggactagtgtaatgaatacaaggtcactacctattcatgagccatcattccataatctcggcaaagtaactgacgaaaccatagtatgcacttcctttaaccttatctaaattacaaattttaccgcatttattttattttatcttataaattaaaaaaacccaaaattaggtaacaaaccaccATTCCTTCGCTTTAGGATTATCTTAGGCTTTAGTTATAGGttcaattctactgatatcttaaaaatcacGACCCTAGGTCATTCTTCCCTTACTCATAGTgacgttaaagcgaaggggtacaaaatactattaatttttacaaggaaatactattaaatacgatacaattttacacaagatatttatttatttatagaatggatatacctaaaccttgctacaacacttataggcagtgtacctaatcatacagtagtgtagtttttagtaagtccggttcgttccacagggatcttagccaagtttaacgctatatttttaaaactatatttttaaatatataaatatatataagtagtattattattataaaagggggtttttaccgtttaatgactggtttgtcgattttaaaacttaagtcgcagttaaaacctaatgtaaaatattaaaaataaatataactaaattttaagcgtaaagtaaataacgataatgaaattgcgataaataaaagtgcgataaataaaatgacgataaataaaattgcgataattaaaaaatacgataaataaaatgacaataaattaaagtgcgataattaaaagtgcaattaaatatgaaataaaggaattatgcttatttgaacttccGTGATCAttaatgtttgacgtattgattttagttttattaccatgggttaattgtcctttgtcctggattattcaatatgtccatctgtttttgtccataacagtccatcagtcataaatataaagtgcgagtgtcctcgtcaaattattcttatatccgaagtcaaatattccaactaattggggacttaaactataattacaccaattttccttgtatataattcacccctgttttaataagtccatagactattaatccattcccgtgtctggttaaatgaacaattattagtacttataaatatcccgcccatcgtgtccgatcgagtgtatatggttatttataggtacgttaaattgtaaatctttatattaaattaacaaactatcatttaattaaacaaatataaagcccattaataacttatagtctaatttccacaagtgtcgttcttttgtccaaaccccaattatggtacaaagcccaattaccctgtctttaatatttagcccaacatcacgattacttcggcttaaataagcataataataacttagctacgagacattaatttaaaaaggtttaacataattacaatgattaataatagcatagcgttacacggacagaatttcaacttacacccttacaacattcgctaaaatacccttattattattaaaattaaaattaaaattaaaattaaaattaatatatatatatatatatatatatatatatatatatatatatatatatatatatatatataaatacgttgagagatgaagaaagaaaaagatgtgtttagagTTCTAGCAAagcctgccttttataggaatgtggccagaaaaagtaggccatgcgatcgcatggcctgggagtgttaatcccatgcgatcgcatggaaggtaaATCCAGCTCACTTtgatttgtttcctagcttgccgacggttttatataataatataatatatatataattttaagaattaattatatattatattatattcatgtgcataattcacttgta
The window above is part of the Rutidosis leptorrhynchoides isolate AG116_Rl617_1_P2 chromosome 1, CSIRO_AGI_Rlap_v1, whole genome shotgun sequence genome. Proteins encoded here:
- the LOC139900147 gene encoding uncharacterized protein is translated as MYADPRRRPVTFSAGDRVYLKVSPWKGVIRIGKCGKLAQRFIGLFSINEILNDQTVVLDLLPELAGIHNTFNMCYLRKCKVDDVTQLVPLKDLKVDLNKKLVEEPIRIVDQKVTRLRKKRIPMVLIEWKHNLGYNLTWET